The DNA region CCTTCTTGAAGCATTTCTGCGATGTATAAAAGTACAGCCGCCTGTAATTGCGGTTGCCAAGTGCTAGTAATTTCAGTTTTCGCTAATTGTTTCCAGTTGATATTCTTCCATGCTGGACTGGGTGATGTAGCCATGATCATAAGCCTCCTTTAATAGTAGATTTAGTGATTTAAAATTATTTGGATAGCTTTGATTTAAAATGAAACTACTCAGCTGTTCACCCTGTAGTAACTCAAATAAGGCTAATTTCTCAGTCGCAACAATTTCTGGATCAGGGACACGAGGCACCAACCTTTGGGCAACGACTAATAGTAAGGTCTGGACCAATTGTTCGTTTGTGATGCCTAATTCTTTTAAGCGTCCAATTACACCAAAAGTATTTTTAGCATGAACGGTGGCTAAAACTAGATGACCAGTAAGTGATGCGCGAATCACCATTTTCGCTGTTTCTTCACTTCTGATTTCGCCAATTAGAATAATATCCGGATGGTGACGCAAACTAGCGGTCAGCAAACGGTCATAAGTAATATCCGCCTTTTCATTGACTTCTGTTTGTAAGAAAGTAGGTTCTTTAATTTCAATGGGCTCTTCTATTGTAATAATTTGACTGGCTTTTTCTTGATAGGCATTCCTTAACAGTTGGTAAATGGTCGTTGTTTTCCCTGAAGAAACTGGGCCTGAAAATATTATCAAACCACTTTTGCGCTTCATATATTTGTTCAGGGTGTCATAAGCAGCTTGATTCAAGTGATTGGCTTTAAAATCACTGGTCACCTTGTCATGGAAAACACGGATGACTAATGATTCATGCATGAGATAATTAGAGATTGACGATAATCGTAATTCGATTTTGTCGTCTCCCAGGTCATAGACAATAGCACCGTCTTGGGGCATACGTTTCTCACCTACATCCATATTAGCCATATACTTTAATAACCGAATCAACTGACTCCCTTTTTCAAATTCAAGGGTTTCCTGCAATATCAATTGGTATCCGTCTCTCAGAAAAATATGATACTGCTGTCCTTCTGGGAGAATGTGGATATCATCGGACCGTTTTAATATCGCCATCGAAATCATCTTGTCTATCATTTCTTTCAACCTACCACCTCCATTTATTTTCAGGTCATATAATTTATACGAAGAATTCTTATAAAATCGCTTACGAAATGAAAATAATATGCAAAAAAAAGCGCATCTCAAAATTTTGCCCACTTTTGCATGATAAGCCCCCGTTTTAATTTTGAAAATTTTCTGAAATGATATACTTTAAGTTAGGCCGCTAAATTGGCACTACAAAAAGGGAGGGAA from Aerococcus urinaeequi includes:
- the comGA gene encoding competence type IV pilus ATPase ComGA; translation: MIDKMISMAILKRSDDIHILPEGQQYHIFLRDGYQLILQETLEFEKGSQLIRLLKYMANMDVGEKRMPQDGAIVYDLGDDKIELRLSSISNYLMHESLVIRVFHDKVTSDFKANHLNQAAYDTLNKYMKRKSGLIIFSGPVSSGKTTTIYQLLRNAYQEKASQIITIEEPIEIKEPTFLQTEVNEKADITYDRLLTASLRHHPDIILIGEIRSEETAKMVIRASLTGHLVLATVHAKNTFGVIGRLKELGITNEQLVQTLLLVVAQRLVPRVPDPEIVATEKLALFELLQGEQLSSFILNQSYPNNFKSLNLLLKEAYDHGYITQSSMEEYQLETISEN